The Candidatus Nezhaarchaeota archaeon DNA window AGATAACATTAGAGATAAGGGACCTGGTTAGAGGACTAATTCCACCCTCTTCCAGCTTCTCTAATCCTATTGATTTAATTTGGCTCCCCCTAGGGCTAGCCTCCACAATTCATGTGCGGATAATTGAGATAGTCTCAAAGATTGTTGATTCCTTCATAATAATGGATTACGAACCCTTTGCTGTAATATCGCGAGATATATTTGCAGATCAGTATCGCGAAGCCATACTCAAAGTTATTGATAAAGTTAAGAAGCCAATAATATTCGTAGCACCACACCCGACTAAAGATCTTGATATCAGCTCTTGGATTAAGAACGGGCTACCGGTGTATCCAACACCGGAAAGAGCTGCAAGAGCTCTCTCAGCTTTACTACGATACTCTAAGCACATTAAAACTCGAACACCAGGCTTACAGTGAAACGATCAACTTCAAGGCTCTTCTCGCTTTACTAAATGAAGAAATGTAGGGTCTATGTTGCATCATTAAGGACTTTAAAGCGAAATTATGTACTTAAAGCCCCGGGCGGGATTCGAACCCGCGACCCCTGCCTCTTTGTCCAGAATACCAAGGCAGTGCTCTAACCAGACTGAGCTACCGGGGCTTGGCTGATAAGCATAGAAGTCTAAGTGAGTTTAAACTTTTCTCAAGTAAATGGGACTTAGACCTTGATAATTAATTTGCCTAACCACGAGCTTTTTTTCCCGTGTCGACTATGACTATGAGGGAGGGACCACGCCTTACAAAAGCGCATTCTCAATTCGTTCTTTCGAACTTACTTCAACTCCTTAACCCTCTCATCAACTTCTTTACTTTATAAGTTTGGTAAAGTCCAACTGCTACAAATGTTAACGTAAATAGCAGGCCTAAAGGCAATAGCGTTAAAGCTTGCGGATATATGGCAATAAGGGCTAGAATAAAAATCAGGTAAGCGATGGCACCTACAAATCCTCTTGCAACGACTCTACTACCGATTTTGGCATAGTGTTTAAAGATGAAGCTCACGGCCTCACCTATCGGCCTAGGCACGTAATATTTGTCACCTTGCTTCTCTACCACGCCAAGCCTCTTTAATTCAGTAAGGCATCGATTTATCACAGCCTTATTAGAGAAGCCGCTGAAGTACTTTATCTCCTCGATCGTGTATCCACTAATCCTTTTATTTAAGTAAAAGAAAAGCTTCAGTGGCTCTCCTCTAAGCTCTTTTCTTATCTTAATTAAGTCCAAACCCTCCTTCATGACAAGCCCTCAAGCACAGTAGACATATTTAGTACAAATAACGCTTAGATATTGAAAAGGGATTAAAGTTGTCCTCTATACCAGCACCGGATGACTTCATCGAACTTTCCATTAAAGTGAGGGACCTGTTGAAAGAGGAGAGAAGGAAGGTTGACGTTGGAAACTATGAGTCTCACGGCTCTCTAGCCAAAATAAAGAGTGAGGTGGGTAGGCTTGTTATAGTCGGCGACATACATGGTGATTATGAGAGCTTAATCACTATACTCTCGAGCATAGATTTAAGCCAAGCCACGTTGGTTTTTCTCGGAGATTACATAGATAGAGGTAGTCAATCACCTCACGTGGTCTATGAGGTCCTTAACGTTAAACTTAGAAACCCATCATCGGTAATCCTATTGATGGGAAATCACGAGGGTCCTCCCGAGCTACCAGTGTATCCTCATGACTTCCCAACGTATCTTAGCCTTCTTTATGGATCCTCGTGGAAGAGAGTTTACCACTCAATCATGGATTGCTTCAGTCAATTCTATGCGTGCTCTCTCCTTGAGGGCTCCATATTCATGGTGCATGGTGGCGTCCCTACTCGTGTGGTGACGGTAGATTCACTAGCCAACGCGTATCGAGACATAGAGCTCTTAGAAGAGCTTTTATGGAATGACCCCATGCCCACTAGGGGTGTAGAGGTATCACCTAGGGGGGCGGGCTTCCTCTTTGGCCCTGACGTGACTGAGAGATTTTTGAAATTGCTGAACGTCAAAGTAGTTATTAGATCCCATGAACCCTGCGAAGAGGGTTATGAGGTACATCATGATGGCAAGTTAATGACGATATTCTCTAGAAAAGGTCCTCCTTACTTCAATTCTCTTGCAGCTTATTTAGATATAAGAAGTCCTAAGAGCATAACAAATGCACATCAATTAGCTAAAGAATATGTGAGAAAGTTTTAGCCACGACCATACAAACACACGGTGCACAATGAAGTTGGAATCTCAAATGGTGGCTTTAGTGAACTTAAAGAAGTTTCTAAAGTTGCTTTCTATGATGGACTCTAACTCTTTAAGCTTAAGACCTTTAACACCAGCTAAGACCTCAAGAACCTCAGGTATAAGCTTTGGCGTTAGGCTAAGACCTCTGTACTCATAAGGAGCATCACTTTCGATCAGCACATGTCCTAGGTCTACCTCCATTGCCACTATCATGTGCTTTTTCTGAATCTTCAGGGCAGGGTTTATCGATATGAAGTACCCTTTACCTGTCAGCTCCTCCAGTAAATCAAGAGGTCCCGTGTACCAGTGGAGCATTGCCTTCTCTACATCCTTCTTTACAAGTTCCTCATAGACTTCACGCCAAGCGCCCGCTGCATGCACGTTCATTGGAACGTCGTACTCCACCGCGATCCTTATGAATTCCTTAAAGAACTTTAGCTGCCTATCAAAGGTTTGAGGTACAAACTTCTTATCAAGACCTACCTCTCCTAGGGCACATACGTCAGTAGTAGATACTAACTTTTCCACCTCATCGATGCAACTTAGTGCAACCGTATCAACGGCCCAAGGATGTACCCCAATGCATGGCACTATGTTGCCTAACTTTTCTGCAAGCTTCAAGGTTTTTCTAGAGCTTTCTAAGTCGTCTGATACCGCTACTATCACATAGTCCCTAAGTTCCCTAATTTCTCTTTCGCTAAATTCATGGAGGTGACAATGAGCATCGAAATACATAACTACGAACCTCTACAAGCGCTGAAGTAGGGCTTGACCCTCTATCATTCCCGGATTCACAGCTAGTTGTACTATGTTCCCTGAATGAAATAAACTTTTTAAAGTTTTGATCTAAGTTTTCAAGATTGAGACCTTCTAGGTGACACCTTATGTCGCATGTATGTGATATATGCGGTAAAAAGTTTGGAAGCAAGAGAGGTTTATCTGTCCACAAAGCTAGGTCTCATAGGACTGAAAGCAGGTCTTAAGAATTAAAGACTTATGCGAGGTGAAGCAGCATGAAGTGCCACATATGCAAGTATTATAGCATGGGGAAATGCAAGCTGGGGTTGGAGATGAGGCCCAATTGTGCCTTCTACAAGCCTAGCAAGATGAAGGCTATAGCCGTAAAGATGAGGAGTCAGTAAATTTTTCAAATTTTAAGATTCTCCTCCACTTAACGATTATCAAGCTCCAGCTGTTGAAACATTACATTAATGTTAAGAGGAGGAGAAGGGCAAATTGAAGGCTTAGCGTCGAGCTCCATACTCGTTAACATGGATGGTGAATAATCTAAATATCTGCAGGTTAGTTACAATTCTGTTACAACTCTCCTCATACACCTACATTGATCATGCGGTCTCTTTCTTACGTGATTGCCCTGCCCTCGTTGATTACTCTTACGAATGGCATACTACTATAGGTGCAATGCACGCATCCTCAACCCGCTTATACTTGCCCTCATTTTAAACTATGTCATGGGCATTACAGGCCAACCCCTAATACTGTCCTTAAGCATTAAGACCTTGAACTCTTGTAGAGGAGAAAGCGAGTAAGGCTAATTATGAGATGAATTTTGTGGATCGATTTCCATAAGCTACTCGACAAGCCCCTTTTGTAGGTACTCATGCACTCTCTTTGCCACCTTCATAGCTAAGGACATTATCAACAGTATTGGTGGCTTGCCTAATGGAGGTGGTATGAGGCTGGCATCGGCCACGAACACTCCATCGCAACCATTTATGGTCAGGTCTCTAGAGACCACGTAACTTATCGCTGCAGTCCCACCTGGATGAGCTCCTCTCACGTGAGTTGCAACAATTTCTTCTTCCTTAACACCCAATTCTAAAAGTAGATTCTTAGCCTCTCTAACACCTCTCTCCAGGATCCTTAAGTCCCTCTTAGTCATGTGGGTTTCTATAGTACCATCAGGCCATACAGTCCCCTTACCTTCATCAGCCACTTTGATCATTATGGAAGCTATCCCCTTACCCTTGTGGTCAATCCCTCTTACCGCAAATTGAAACTGTAAGAGACCTGAATAATGAGGTGATAGTAGGAAGTCATCGTAATCAATATAGACAGCCATCTGAATTCCATCAACAGCAGAAGGTCCGTTATAGGGTCCGCCTAGTGTAATAAATGGATCTATGAATAGATTCTTCCCTATCCTCTCGTCGTCATGGATTTGAGATAAAAGTCTAGGAGTTTCAAGAGCACCAGCAGCTAAGACCAATGCCCTGCACTTAGCTTTTATCTTGCTTCCATTCATGACCCCTTCAACGATGATTTCGTCTTGCAGTCGATGAAGTTTCTTCACCACAAACCCGCTTAGTAATATCAATCCTCGTTGCAAGCTCGTTCTAATGAGATTCAGAGCCGTGTACTTAGCGTCTTTAGGACATCCATAAGCACACCTCCCGCAACCAACGCACTGACTAAAGTCAATGGACTTGGGCATGACCTCAACTTTCAACCCATTTTTCTCAGCAACATCGATGAACCTCATGGCAAATGGTGGAAGTTTATCTTGTGGAACCTTAGTTACTCGCATAAGCTTACAAATCTCTTTCACTTCATCCTCTAGGTCTACGCCAAATCCTCTGAACTTCTCAATAATCGCATTCGTCATAAGCATGTTTCCGAGGGAAACAAGCGTCGTCCCTCCTACGCATACACATCTCTGTACTTCAATTGATGACAGCGCAGGAGAAAAGCTCTCTCTAGCTCTTTCTGGTTTTACATACTTGCCAGCATCAACCAACACCACTTTGAGCCCTTGATTGACAAGACGATATGATGCAACGCTGCCTCCAGCACCACTACCTATAATTATTACGTCGGCATTTATCATGGTGTGCTACCTAGCGTTATAAGCCAATAACAAACCTGCACTTTTACTCTTAAATTTTTAGCCTTGCGGATGCAGTCGACATACAGCGTTTTCGTCACTTTTCGTAAAGAGATTTACGAAATGAACCTTCAAGTTTTATTCGTACGACATGCCATGCCCCACCTTCACCTATTGGGCTTAAAAAGGAGAAGATGAAGAAGACCCCCTTGGCGCCGGGAGCGGGATTCGAACCCGCGCGGCCCATAGGGCCACAGGCTTGGTGGGGCTTATAGCCTCTCCAGGCCTGCCCCCTACCACTAGGGTATCCCGGCTCTAAGTATACTGATGAAGAGACCCTCTTTAATTACTCTTTCCCTACAAACTTAGAGCTTTTCCAGTGTTTTGGATAAGTTCCCGGCCTCATGATGACTCTGATAGGTTTTGCTACGATGCCTTGTGTTGCCTCAATTATGTCATGTGCTTTCATCAATGCTTTTGCTATGGCAACTAGCTCACCCTTCAATGTCATTATCGCAACAAGCCCATCTTTTGCAACATCATCGGTGAGGTGAAGTACACCTGGTGCCGCTAAAGGTGCGCCATGACATATAGCGTCTACTGCCGAATCTCTAACGTATATTTTAGGCAAGTTCTTCACAGCATATTCCACTGGTAATATGGCTCTTCTTAAGAGCTTCTCATCTCCATACTCCTTCCATGCAATGACAGCTTCGTGGAGCTCATGCATCGTCACTAAATTCTCGTTTTCAGTAAATGGTCCAGTATGTACTCTCCGAAGCTCAGCCATGTGAGCTCCAACTCCTAAGACCTCACCTATATCGTGGCATAGCTTCCGAATGTAGGTTCCGGCCTCACAGTGAACGGTCATTAACACAAGCTTACCAACAACTTCGTGAACCTCTATAGAGAATATCCTTCTAACTCTTAATCTCCTCTCAACAGAGGCTTTAAGCGGAGGTCTCTGATATATGGCTCCCACAAATTCCTGACAAACTTCTCTTATCTTGTCTTCTGGGACAGCCTCGTGAAGTGCCATCACGCAAACGTAGGTCTTATCTGAGTGAATTATATGTTGAAGGACATTCCGCGCCCTACCCAAGGCTATAGGCAAGACTCCCGTGACTTTAGGGTCTCCCCGCTCTTCAATCGAGCTCTAGGGTCCCACCATGACCAGCTTTTTCAATGCCGAGAAGCTTCTTAACCCACGATGTTACCTCATGGCTTGTGGGACCAGGGGGCTTGTCTAGGTTTATCACGCCTAAGTCTATGTGCTGTTCGATAGGTCTCTGATCTGGAGGGCACCCATATCTATAGTCCGTCGTGTCCTCAGCCTTTATCAATATCCCCAAACTCTTCACCAAAAGAGAAGTAATTGAATTGGGGTTTATGGGGCTAACGGAGCAACCTTCTCTTTCATGAACTCTAGCTTACCAGCTTTCTCGAGAGCGGCTTTTACCTCCTCGTCACTGGCCCCCCTGGGGATATCTATCTTCTCAGGGGTTGGGATCAAGTGCTTAATGTTAGACCTTTTTCTCTTAACCCCCGTCACGTCTTTTGGTCCTGTTATTAAGACGAAGTTCTCATCTATTATGTCCACTATGACGCACTTTCTTCCAGCAAGTCTACCAGCATTCTTTACACATATCCTACCTATCTCAATGGCTGGCATCCTTACCACCCGTAACTCGGTGCTCTATGAACTTTGAGATGAGGGTTTTTAACGTTTCGGCTATAACCTCTTTGGTGAGCCTATTTGTGTTAAATATTACGTCAAAAGTCGAGAGGTCATCTAAATCAAAGCCGTACACGATCTTTGCTCTAAGCTTATTGCTCTCTTCTCTAAATCGTATCTCTTTAAGCGCTTCCTCGTAGGGTATACCATCTCTAGCAGCAATCCTCATCGCTCTGACCTCTAATGGAGCAGTAAAGAAGATCTTAATATCGGCTATGTCGCGTAGTATCCAACCAGCAAGATGCCCCTCAATCACAACGTTCCCCTTATTCGCCTCTTCAAGAGCCCTGAAATCAATAGCTCTATCTATTTCATAATCCCTCTCAGCGAGCTTATGAAGCTCTAGTAAGCTTACCCCTCTCTCGTTAGCTATCTGCCTAAATAGCGTCCCAGAAGAAACATACCTTAAATTAAACGTACTAGCAACTTCTCGAGCAAAGGTGGTTTTGCCAGCACCTGGTTTACCACTTATAGCTATGACAAGCCCCATAAGGATTCCATCAACCTGAGATGTTTATAAACCTGTTGAACTACAAACCTTGACACTGCAGCTGCTAACTCTTAACTTACCGAAGATCCCTTGATTACAGCCCTAATAAGCCCCATTCTTAGACACTTTGGACACACATAGCCTCCATAAGGTCTTTCAGGTCTTCTACTACTCTTAGCCAGCCTCCTTATTTTAGCTCTAGGTATGGCCGGTGTCCCGTGAAGTTCTTGGTGGCACCAAGCGCACTTAGCCTTCGCTCTCTTGAACTTTACAGGTCTCCATATAAGCCTTCCACCAGGAGTTCTCACAAGCTTATGAGGCTTTCCTCTTAGTCCGGGTCTTACCATCGCTGCGCCCTCAGTCTGAGGATTGAAAGTCTACATTTAAAACTCTCTGTAGTATGGGAGAAACCCCGAGATAAGTTATGAGGTACCAAGCCCAGAATGGTATTGGCATCCCTATTAGTGGTAAGTAAGCAACGGGGCCGTGAAAGACCCCCATGAAGAGCCAGTATAGGAACAAAAGGGGAATGAAGTACACGATCATAGGCTTCATGATTTGGGCCATGTACGTTGCTTGTAGCTTATCAATGTACGGCTTCTTCCTCATCAGCTTCTCGATGGCTTTTAAATCCCTAGCTCTATGAGCTTTAAGCAACTCATTTCTCCACCTTCTAAGCTCTTGAGCTTGTTGCCTAATTATCTTCACGTCAAGCATGAGTCTTTGAGCCCCGGTAGCTATTAAGCTAGCAGCGAGAGCAAGCATCAGCACAAGTATAGCACTAAGCGGAGGGTATATGAAGAGACCTAAAGAATCTCTAAGCCACTCTGTTAATCCTTCAAACCAGCCCACTTACCATCACCTCTCAATCCCTAAGAACTGCTTCAGTGCGGGATACATCTCTAATGCCCTCTCCCTAGCCATTATCTGGTAGTATTGATATAGGATGCCAATTAATAGAAGGATCCCTATACCTCCACCAAGAACCCCAAATATGTCACCGAGAGCAGCTATCATACCTACCATCACGCCACTAACCCAAGTCAAAGTTTGAATGTACCTAGCCAAGTACCGCTCAACAACCGAGGGCGCGCTTCTAAATCCTGGTATTTGGAGCCCTGATCTCACGATATTCTCAGCCTGTGTTCGAGCAGACATGCCGGAAGCCTCGACCCAAGCGAGGGCCAAGAGGCCGCTCATGGAACATATTAGTAACGTATAAGCCAATGCGTGTAGAGGTCTTTGAATGGTATCTATAAAGCCCAGTGGTGCTGAGAAAGCATGGCTCATGCCGATTATGAATGGATTGTGTGTCAAGTTAGCAAGTAAATGAAAGTTTGCTCCTACAACACCAAAGAATATGACCGGGATGTTCGTTACGTAGAGAAGCTTTAATGGGATTTTAGCCTTAAGCCCTCCATACTTTGAGTAAGCTATGGGAACCTCGACCCTCATGCTCTCTAAGTATATTATTGTTATTATCATTATCACCATAGTTATAAACCCTATGAGCGTTGGTAACTGAGGGGCCTTAGGGGAACCGATGATAACGCTCCATATATCTCCTCCACCAATAGCGTATGATATTAAAGCTGGGAAGACTCCTAAGGGTCCGCCATCCTCTCTAACAGGTGCTGGGCTGAAACAGAACCAGAAGATGTGTTGGGCCACACCAGTAGCGATGAACAAGCTTATACCACTACCTATCCCCCATCCCTTACCAATAAGCTCGTCTAAGAGCATGAGTATTAGTGTTGCGACGAACAGTTGAACGAAGACCAAGACTACTGTTAACATCGTCCCTACGAATCTATATGCTAAAGCAACTGCTATCGCCTCCACCGCTGTCACGATCACTGTCAAGATCTTTTGAGAACTTGTGAATAGAGCCCGGTCACTGGGATTAGTTAGATCGAGCCTTATTATCCTAGTTCCAACCAAGATTTGCATGATTAAACCAGCAGTTACTATTGGACCTACGCCAAGCTCGAGTAGAGTACCTGTTCTAGCAGCAAATACTATGTTATAGATGGTTAGTTCTTGAAAAGGTTGACTTTCTCTGGGTATACCGTAAAGGGGTACTTGCCCCATTACGAGAAATATTGTAAGGACTATGGCTGTCCATACGATTCTCTCTCCAAAGCTTACTTTTTTAATCGGCTTTTGAACCCTTGGAACAAAACTTGAGACCTTCTCCATTATACTGCGAACATCAACCATCTTCTTCTACCTTTCCTCAAGAGCCTCTATTACAACTTTACCTCCAGCAGCCTCGATCTTCCTCTTTGCTTCCTCAGTTACCATAGGTGCTATTACTTGTAGTGGTTTGGTCACTTTACCTTCGCCTAAGACTTTATTATATCCTAGTTCTCGTACGTTAATTACGTAAACTCCACTTTCAATCCTTGCTAGGCCAGCTTCAACGAGCTTGTCAGCAACTTCACAAAGCTGACCAACATTAACAGTCCTCACGGCCTTGACTAAGCACTTAGGTCTAGTAAAACCCCTCTTACCGAAGTAGTTGGGGGCGTACTTAACTATGTAAGTCCACTTATGTTTGTGCAGACCTGATCCTCTTCTACCCCCTTTGCCACCATGCTTTCTATGCTGTCCTGTTCTACCCCATCCACATACTCTTGAACCCCTCATCTTCCTGCTCTTCTTCTCTTTACGCTTCGTAATCATCTTGGACCCCGCTAAGCGCTTGAGCTTAGGATAGCGCCCTACTCTACTGTTATACTTTTCCCTTTCTTCTCAACTTTCTCCAATACTACCTCGAGAACGCCATTTCTGTAAGTAGCTTTAGTCCTCTCTGGATTAACCTTTGCAGGCAACTCCACCTCTTTGTAATACTTCTTCTGTGGAGTGTCAACGGATATTATTAGTCTATTGTCATCGGTTAGCCTAACTTTAATATCCTCTTTATTTACTCCAGGTATTTCGGCGCATACTTTAATGACATCTTTCTCTTCAAATACATCAACTAGAGGCTCAAGCTCCTCCCTAACGATTGGACCACGAGGTGAAGGCCTCACATTACCAAATTCCCTAATGATTGGCTTACCATCGGGGCCCATGGTTACGCTAAAACCATAAACATAAGATTTTGCACCGCCTTCTCTTGATAATCTCTCAAAGTCTCTCATGAGGTCCTCAAACATACGATCAAACTCCTCGAAATCGCTAAAGAATGCGTCCCAAAA harbors:
- a CDS encoding GMC family oxidoreductase N-terminal domain-containing protein — its product is MINADVIIIGSGAGGSVASYRLVNQGLKVVLVDAGKYVKPERARESFSPALSSIEVQRCVCVGGTTLVSLGNMLMTNAIIEKFRGFGVDLEDEVKEICKLMRVTKVPQDKLPPFAMRFIDVAEKNGLKVEVMPKSIDFSQCVGCGRCAYGCPKDAKYTALNLIRTSLQRGLILLSGFVVKKLHRLQDEIIVEGVMNGSKIKAKCRALVLAAGALETPRLLSQIHDDERIGKNLFIDPFITLGGPYNGPSAVDGIQMAVYIDYDDFLLSPHYSGLLQFQFAVRGIDHKGKGIASIMIKVADEGKGTVWPDGTIETHMTKRDLRILERGVREAKNLLLELGVKEEEIVATHVRGAHPGGTAAISYVVSRDLTINGCDGVFVADASLIPPPLGKPPILLIMSLAMKVAKRVHEYLQKGLVE
- a CDS encoding EMC3/TMCO1 family protein, translated to MGWFEGLTEWLRDSLGLFIYPPLSAILVLMLALAASLIATGAQRLMLDVKIIRQQAQELRRWRNELLKAHRARDLKAIEKLMRKKPYIDKLQATYMAQIMKPMIVYFIPLLFLYWLFMGVFHGPVAYLPLIGMPIPFWAWYLITYLGVSPILQRVLNVDFQSSD
- a CDS encoding Hsp20/alpha crystallin family protein → MSEDWFESRWFGRRRRRSFWDAFFSDFEEFDRMFEDLMRDFERLSREGGAKSYVYGFSVTMGPDGKPIIREFGNVRPSPRGPIVREELEPLVDVFEEKDVIKVCAEIPGVNKEDIKVRLTDDNRLIISVDTPQKKYYKEVELPAKVNPERTKATYRNGVLEVVLEKVEKKGKSITVE
- a CDS encoding metallophosphoesterase family protein, encoding MSSIPAPDDFIELSIKVRDLLKEERRKVDVGNYESHGSLAKIKSEVGRLVIVGDIHGDYESLITILSSIDLSQATLVFLGDYIDRGSQSPHVVYEVLNVKLRNPSSVILLMGNHEGPPELPVYPHDFPTYLSLLYGSSWKRVYHSIMDCFSQFYACSLLEGSIFMVHGGVPTRVVTVDSLANAYRDIELLEELLWNDPMPTRGVEVSPRGAGFLFGPDVTERFLKLLNVKVVIRSHEPCEEGYEVHHDGKLMTIFSRKGPPYFNSLAAYLDIRSPKSITNAHQLAKEYVRKF
- a CDS encoding AAA family ATPase, giving the protein MGLVIAISGKPGAGKTTFAREVASTFNLRYVSSGTLFRQIANERGVSLLELHKLAERDYEIDRAIDFRALEEANKGNVVIEGHLAGWILRDIADIKIFFTAPLEVRAMRIAARDGIPYEEALKEIRFREESNKLRAKIVYGFDLDDLSTFDVIFNTNRLTKEVIAETLKTLISKFIEHRVTGGKDASH
- a CDS encoding TatD family hydrolase, with the protein product MYFDAHCHLHEFSEREIRELRDYVIVAVSDDLESSRKTLKLAEKLGNIVPCIGVHPWAVDTVALSCIDEVEKLVSTTDVCALGEVGLDKKFVPQTFDRQLKFFKEFIRIAVEYDVPMNVHAAGAWREVYEELVKKDVEKAMLHWYTGPLDLLEELTGKGYFISINPALKIQKKHMIVAMEVDLGHVLIESDAPYEYRGLSLTPKLIPEVLEVLAGVKGLKLKELESIIESNFRNFFKFTKATI
- a CDS encoding 50S ribosomal protein L14e, whose amino-acid sequence is MPAIEIGRICVKNAGRLAGRKCVIVDIIDENFVLITGPKDVTGVKRKRSNIKHLIPTPEKIDIPRGASDEEVKAALEKAGKLEFMKEKVAPLAP
- the secY gene encoding preprotein translocase subunit SecY; this translates as MVDVRSIMEKVSSFVPRVQKPIKKVSFGERIVWTAIVLTIFLVMGQVPLYGIPRESQPFQELTIYNIVFAARTGTLLELGVGPIVTAGLIMQILVGTRIIRLDLTNPSDRALFTSSQKILTVIVTAVEAIAVALAYRFVGTMLTVVLVFVQLFVATLILMLLDELIGKGWGIGSGISLFIATGVAQHIFWFCFSPAPVREDGGPLGVFPALISYAIGGGDIWSVIIGSPKAPQLPTLIGFITMVIMIITIIYLESMRVEVPIAYSKYGGLKAKIPLKLLYVTNIPVIFFGVVGANFHLLANLTHNPFIIGMSHAFSAPLGFIDTIQRPLHALAYTLLICSMSGLLALAWVEASGMSARTQAENIVRSGLQIPGFRSAPSVVERYLARYIQTLTWVSGVMVGMIAALGDIFGVLGGGIGILLLIGILYQYYQIMARERALEMYPALKQFLGIER
- a CDS encoding uL15 family ribosomal protein, producing MTKRKEKKSRKMRGSRVCGWGRTGQHRKHGGKGGRRGSGLHKHKWTYIVKYAPNYFGKRGFTRPKCLVKAVRTVNVGQLCEVADKLVEAGLARIESGVYVINVRELGYNKVLGEGKVTKPLQVIAPMVTEEAKRKIEAAGGKVVIEALEER
- a CDS encoding 50S ribosomal protein L34e; its protein translation is MVRPGLRGKPHKLVRTPGGRLIWRPVKFKRAKAKCAWCHQELHGTPAIPRAKIRRLAKSSRRPERPYGGYVCPKCLRMGLIRAVIKGSSVS